Below is a window of Chitinivorax sp. PXF-14 DNA.
TCAGCGCGTCGAAGGTTTCCTTGGGCAGCCATTCGTCAGGGCCATAGATGCGGGTCGACTTCTCGCCGGCATACACTTCCATCCAGTGAATCTTCTTCTTGCCGCCGTAGGCCTTTTCCACGGCAGCATCGATGACCTTGATCATGACCGGCGTGATGTCGATACCGATGCCGTCACCTTCGATGAAAGGGATGATCGGGTTGTCTGGGGTCGCCTGGCCCGGAACGATTTGCGCGCCGCCTTGCGGCACCTTGATATGGGAAGTCGTCATGCCTGCTCCACCTTGGGGGTAGTAGGGGGTTTATAAAAAGCGCACTGAGTCGAGCTTGCAAGAAAGACGCAGGATACGTCTGGCCGACGGCTTGGCACCGTCCATCCGCGGTTGTAGACTCGGCAGATGTCGCTCAACATTGTGTAGGTGTTATAGACCAGTGTGATTGCCTGAGGGATGGCGAAGCGGGCGAGTATTGCTTTATACGTATTGCGTTTTCCACTACCGTAACACGGGTCTCGCTCCGCTTAACCTTGTCATTATCGAGCAAATGCTCGCTTCCCGCCATTAGTAGATGCCCGAGTTGATTTTGCTTAACAAGCCCTATGGGGTGATCTGCCAGTTCTCTGCACACGAGAAGCATTCGACGCTGGCCAGCCTGGTCGATGTGCCGAATGTGTATCCGGCTGGGCGGCTCGATACAGACAGCGAGGGGCTGTTGCTGCTGACGGCCGACGGCCAGTTGCAGACGCGCATCGCCGATCCCCGGCACAAGCTGCCCAAGACCTACTGGGTGCAGGTCGAGGGGGTGCCGACGGACGATGCGTTGGCGCAGCTGCGGCGCGGTGTCGATCTCGGCGATTTCGTCACCCGGCCCGCCGAGACCCGCCGCATCGAGGCACCAGCGTTGTGGGAGCGTGTTCCGCCGATCCGCGTGCGCCAGAGCGTGCCCGACAGCTGGATCGAGCTCACCATCAGCGAAGGCAAGAACCGCCAGGTGAGACGGATGACCGCCAAGGTCGGCTTTCCGACGCTACGCCTGGTGCGCGTGAAAATCGGCGACTGGTCGCTCGACGGCCTCGCACCCGGTGCCTGGCGGCGTATCCAGGTGGCCATGCCGCCGGCCGCCGCCCAGCCCCGCAAACCAATACAGACGCGCTCTCCAGGCCAGCCTGGAAGGCGCACCAGAACTTGATCCCAGCACGATAGCGATAGACGATATGGACTCCTCAAGCTCGATTGCCCATGCCTTCATGGACAGCTCCCCCATCCAGCACCCGATCGCGCGGCAGATCGCGCATGCGCTGCTCGATGGCTTCGACAAGCACTACCGCTTGTTCCGCCAGAGCGCGGCCGATGCCAAGCAGCGTTTCGAGCGCGGCGACTGGCAGGCGGTACAGCGCGCCGCGAAGGACCGCATCCAGTATTACGACGATCGTGTCGACGAGTGCGTGACGCGGCTGCACCAGGAGTTCAAGGCCGACGGCCTGGGCGAGACGGTGTGGCAGCAGGTGAAATACCACTATATCAGCCTGCTGACCAACCACAAGCAGCCCGAGTGCGCCGAAACCTTCTTCAATTCCGTGTGCTGCAAGATTCTGCACCGCGACTATTTCAACAACGATTTCATCTTCGTGCGGCCGACAATCTCGACCGAGCACATCGATTCCGACCCGCCGACCTATCGCAGCTACTACCCGGGCAAGCACGGCCTGCACAAGACGATTCGCCAGATCATCGACGATTTCGGCTGGGATGCGCCGTTTGCCGACCTGGGCCGCGACATCGGCTACATCGTGAAGAAGCTCAAGCTGCACCTGGGCGAGTGGCCCGAGGTCGAGCCGAATTACCAGATCCAGGTGCTGTATGCGCCGTTCTACCGTAACAAGGGCGCCTATGTGATCGGCAAGGCGGTCAACGGCAACCAGGAATACCCGTTCGCCGTGCCCATCCTGCACGACGAGCAGGGCCGGCTGGAGCTCGATACGCTGCTGCTCGATGCGCGCCGGATCGGCGTGCTGTTCAGCTTCTCGCGCGCCTATTTCATGACCGACATGGAGGTGCCGTCGGGCTATGTGCAGTTCCTGCGTACGCTGCTGCCGACCAAGTCGCGTGCCGAGCTGTACACCATGCTGGGCCTGCAGAAGCAGGGCAAGACCATGTTCTACCGCGACTTCATGCATCACCTGAAGCACTCGCGTGACGACCTGATCATCGCGCCCGGCATCAAGGGCCTGGTGATGCTGGTGTTCACGCTGCCGAGCTATCCCTATGTGTTCAAGGTGATCAAGGATTACATCGCGCCGCCGAAA
It encodes the following:
- a CDS encoding pseudouridine synthase, whose amino-acid sequence is MPELILLNKPYGVICQFSAHEKHSTLASLVDVPNVYPAGRLDTDSEGLLLLTADGQLQTRIADPRHKLPKTYWVQVEGVPTDDALAQLRRGVDLGDFVTRPAETRRIEAPALWERVPPIRVRQSVPDSWIELTISEGKNRQVRRMTAKVGFPTLRLVRVKIGDWSLDGLAPGAWRRIQVAMPPAAAQPRKPIQTRSPGQPGRRTRT
- the aceK gene encoding bifunctional isocitrate dehydrogenase kinase/phosphatase, whose translation is MDSSPIQHPIARQIAHALLDGFDKHYRLFRQSAADAKQRFERGDWQAVQRAAKDRIQYYDDRVDECVTRLHQEFKADGLGETVWQQVKYHYISLLTNHKQPECAETFFNSVCCKILHRDYFNNDFIFVRPTISTEHIDSDPPTYRSYYPGKHGLHKTIRQIIDDFGWDAPFADLGRDIGYIVKKLKLHLGEWPEVEPNYQIQVLYAPFYRNKGAYVIGKAVNGNQEYPFAVPILHDEQGRLELDTLLLDARRIGVLFSFSRAYFMTDMEVPSGYVQFLRTLLPTKSRAELYTMLGLQKQGKTMFYRDFMHHLKHSRDDLIIAPGIKGLVMLVFTLPSYPYVFKVIKDYIAPPKEVTKEVVEFKYQLVKQHDRVGRMADTLEFSNVAFPRERFTQELLDEFRKVAPSLLEEKDDSIVIRHLYIERRLTPLNIYLDRATPEQLEHGVREYGNAIKELASANIFPGDMLFKNFGVTRYGRVIFYDYDEIEYMTDCHFRKVPPAPTPEAEMAAEPWYPVARNDVFPEEFASFLLGPLALRRAFMAHHADLLKAEFWQQKQAKIVHGYIEDFYPYPESIRFCRLFNAPSPKS